A part of Neoarius graeffei isolate fNeoGra1 chromosome 8, fNeoGra1.pri, whole genome shotgun sequence genomic DNA contains:
- the stard15 gene encoding START domain-containing protein 10, with the protein MPVQIPDDADFASFKEQCESEEGWIQRYSKAGVMVWCQAEETKAVQKLKMSIVCKDVCAETLYDVLHDTSYRKKWDTNMIDTFDIARLTVNADVGYYSWKCPSPLKNRDFVTMRSWLPLGKDYLIINYSVKHPQYPPKKDYVRAVSLLTGYLIQSNGANCCTLYYLTQVDPRGSLPKWVVNRVSQFVGPKAMRKIYKACLKYPEWKRKHDPNLKPWMYPEQNTLPCMCVSELTLQRADSLENIDESGLNEDKIQHQSEDEET; encoded by the exons ATGCCGGTGCAAATTCCGGACGACGCGGATTTCGCGTCTTTCAAAGAGCAGTGCGAAAGCGAAGAGGGCTGGATACAGAGATACAGCAAAGCCGGAGTGATGGTGTGGTGCCAAGCTGAAGAGACCAAGGCAGTGCAGAAACTTAAG ATGAGTATTGTGTGCAAGGATGTCTGTGCAGAAACACTGTATGATGTCTTGCATGACACCAGCTACCGGAAGAAATGGGACACTAACATGATCGACACGTTCGATATTGCAAGACTGACAGTCAATGCAGATGTAGGATATTACTCCT GGAAATGCCCGAGTCCACTGAAGAACAGGGATTTTGTCACCATGCGTTCATGGCTTCCTCTCGGCAAGGACTACTTGATAATCAACTACTCGGTCAAACACCCG CAATACCCACCAAAGAAAGACTATGTCAGAGCTGTGTCTTTACTCACTGGATATTTGATCCAGTCCAATGGAGCAAACTGCTGCACTCTTTACTACTTAACACAAGTGGACCCAAGAG GTTCCTTACCTAAATGGGTAGTGAATAGAGTCTCTCAGTTTGTGGGACCAAAG GCCATGAGGAAGATCTACAAAGCGTGCCTGAAGTACCCTGAGTGGAAACGGAAGCATGACCCTAACCTGAAGCCGTGGATGTATCCCGAGCAGAACACGCTGCCATGCATGTGTGTTTCAGAGCTCACTCTGCAGAGAGCAGATTCGCTGGAGAACATCGATGAGAGTGGCTTGAACGAGGATAAGATCCAGCACCAGAGTGAAGATGAGGAAACCTAA